The sequence GCCTTCACTATGTCCGAGTATAAATACTTTATTTCGATCAACAATTGGTTGGTCTCTTAGAAAGTGAAGTGCGGCCTTGGCATCGTCAATTAAGTCCCAAAACCCTGTCTTTATGAAATCTCCACTACTTTTCCCCGTCCCCCGTTTATCATAGCGCAATACGACAAACCCACATTCCGTTAAAAAAGCAGCAAGCTGGTTGTAAAGATGCAACATTGGGCCTTTTCTTGTTCCATTCCCATTTCGGTCAAGCGGGCCTGAACCAGCAAGAATAAGAATAGCAGGTAACGCGACAGGTGATGTTTCTGGAAAGGAGAGCGAACCAGCTAATTGCCCCTTTTCACCAAACTGAATC comes from Desertibacillus haloalkaliphilus and encodes:
- a CDS encoding alpha/beta hydrolase family protein, which gives rise to IQFGEKGQLAGSLSFPETSPVALPAILILAGSGPLDRNGNGTRKGPMLHLYNQLAAFLTECGFVVLRYDKRGTGKSSGDFIKTGFWDLIDDAKAALHFLRDQPIVDRNKVFILGHSEG